A window of the Henckelia pumila isolate YLH828 chromosome 3, ASM3356847v2, whole genome shotgun sequence genome harbors these coding sequences:
- the LOC140886458 gene encoding uncharacterized protein isoform X4 has product MMAVFDGHNGSEASQMASDLLLEYFILHTYFLLDTTYSILSRNFVWLLPGKGGAVPAFRKIEWNDDTNRQILDLGRFQVTLSAILDGSFPLEILKEALLRAIHDIDATFSQDAHRYNLNSGTTATVVLLADTQILVANVGDSKAFLCSEVYQSPFEAKATVFRIVRQRRATNTSPSLKDYHRLKSEASNGWMFLIAKELTNDHHPDRDDERSRVESAGGHISTWAGVARVNGQLAVSRAIGDIHYKSYGVISVPEVTDWQPLSASDSYVIAASDGVFEKLSPQDICDLLWEPLSQVSVPPEPVSSCYNSLAECIVNIAFERGSMDNLAATTFPVRTFDSLETLWRAWSHKSTKSLYSTIGYQRQLDQISADDDTSILIKPLHHPYNARFDRLLVEGKHNYFGSFYLSENLDVNDDYTFWLHKDDQESIYDLAHALPGGDHFNWSGPLDLFNDHHICAHFGMLIDEDTDQCVNSDSFSRFIGLLESIPFHYTGQNEHGASDSRYILKKKFDRGAYGEVWLAFNLNISHVGKDEKWSHGDKNIFSRKDNFGACNEKLHTNSLAEDCNSTHSDENMFILKRIMVERGIAAYLSGLREKYFGEVFLNASHCIRGSLAAEVSDFVWTRSPSNTYGFMDANNSVILEMEESLNIEGIPFEEKRPHGVAHEEGLNHIARYVESFESRSNEIWLVFHHEGVSLSKLIYTAEEVVNSANKERSEEGRRVQVLRPSKWWHWLKTTEEGKEEFRNIIWQLLLSLKSCHDRNITHRDIKPENMVICFEDQDFGSCLLGSPNGDKSYTTKMRIIDFGSAVDDYTVKHLYGSVGPSSAEQTVDYAPPEAFLNMSWYKWPSSITVKYDMWSVGIVMLELILGSPNVFQINSITRVLLDQHLKGWNDNLKELAYKLRALMELCILIPGTSSILRQDFYTNGQGYNSPVPWKCSEEFFSDTIKSRDPLKIGFPNVLAMRLVRDLLRWDPEDRLNVDDALRHPYFSQASGK; this is encoded by the exons ATGATGGCCGTTTTCGATGGGCATAATGGTTCGGAAGCGAGTCAGATGGCCTCGGACTTGCTGTTGGAGTATTTCATTTTGCATACTTATTTTCTTCTCGATACCACTTACTCCATTTTGTCACGAAATTTTGTGTGGCTGCTGCCTGGTAAGGGAGGAGCCGTTCCTGCTTTCCGCAAGATTGAGTGGAATGATGACACCAACAGGCAAATCTTGGATCTTGGAAG gTTCCAGGTGACACTATCTGCTATATTAGACGGATCTTTTCCCCTTGAAATATTGAAGGAAGCATTGCTGAGGGCAATTCATGATATAGATGCAACATTTTCTCAG GATGCACATAGGTACAACCTGAATTCTGGCACTACAGCTACTGTGGTACTTCTAGCAGATACTCAAATTCTAGTAGCCAATGTCGGAGACTCAAAGGCATTTTTGTGCTCTGAAGTATATCAGTCTCCTTTTGAGGCTAAAG CAACTGTATTCAGGATAGTCAGGCAAAGAAGAGCGACTAATACTTCTCCATCCTTAAAGGATTATCATCGCTTAAAATCAGAAGCTTCTAATGGATGGATGTTTTTGATTGCCAAAGAACTGACAAATGATCACCACCCTGACAGAGATGATGAAAGATCCCGAGTGGAATCTGCTGGCGGTCATATTTCGACGTGGGCTGGTGTAGCTCGTGTGAATGGCCAGTTGGCTGTATCTAGAGCAATCGGAGACATACACTATAAAAG TTATGGTGTAATTTCCGTTCCTGAGGTGACAGATTGGCAACCTTTGTCAGCCAGTGATAGCTATGTGATTGCTGCTTCTGATGGTGTTTTTGAAAAGCTTAGCCCCCAAGATATTTGTGATCTATTATGGGAACCACTTTCTCAAGTCTCAGTGCCTCCAGAACCCGTTTCTTCATGTTATAATTCATTAGCTGAATGTATTGTCAATATTGCATTTGAGAGAGGAAGTATGGATAATTTGGCAGCTACAACCTTTCCTGTCAGAACATTTGATTCTTTAGAAACTTTGTGGCGGGCTTGGAGTCATAAATCAACGAAATCTTTATACTCTACTATAGGATATCAAAGACAGCTCGACCAAATTTCAG CCGATGATGACACTTCAATACTCATTAAGCCGCTGCACCATCCATATAATGCCAGGTTTGATAGATTATTG GTAGAAGGAAAACACAACTACTTTGGATCCTTTTATCTATCTGAAAACCTTGACGTAAATGATGATTACACATTTTGGCTTCATAAAGATGACCAAGAATCTATTTATGACTTGGCACATGCTTTACCTGGTGGAGATCATTTTAACTGGA GTGGACCTTTAGATTTGTTCAATGATCACCATATTTGCGCCCACTTTGGAATGCTTATTGATGAAGATACAGATCAATGTGTGAATTCTGATAGTTTCTCCAGATTCATTGGTTTGCTAGAATCAATTCCTTTTCATTATACTGGTCAAAACGAGCACGGGGCATCAGATTCACG ATACATATTAAAAAAGAAGTTTGATCGTGGAGCATATGGAGAAGTTTGGCTTGCTttcaatttgaatatttctCATGTTGGGAAAGATGAAAAATGGAGCCATggagataaaaatattttttccagaaaagataattttggggcatgCAATGAAAAGCTGCATACAAATTCACTTGCTGAGGATTGCAACTCCACACATTCTGATGAAAATATGTTCATTTTGAAGAGGATAATG GTGGAAAGGGGAATTGCTGCTTACTTGAGTGGACTTCGAGAGAAATACTTTGGCGAAGTTTTCTTAAATGCCTCTCACTGTATTCGAGGTTCACTCGCTGCGGAAGTCTCGGATTTTGTCTGGACAAGGTCACCATCCAATACATATGGCTTCATGGATGCGAACAATTCAGTTATATTAGAAATGGAAGAATCTTTGAATATTGAGGGTATCCCTTTCGAGGAAAAAAGACCACATGGAGTTGCCCATGAAGAAGGATTGAATCACATTGCAAGATATGTTGAGTCTTTTGAGTCACGTTCTAACGAAATATGGCTTGTATTTCATCATGAAGGTGTGTCATTGTCAAAACTCATTTACACTGCTGAAGAAGTGGTAAACAGTGCCAACAAAGAAAGAAGTGAAGAGGGTAGGCGTGTTCAGGTATTACGGCCATCAAAATGGTGGCATTGGCTGAAGAcaactgaagaaggaaaagaGGAATTTCGCAATATAATTTGGCAGTTG TTGTTGTCACTGAAGTCCTGCCATGATCGGAATATCACTCATCGGGATATTAAACCTG AAAACATGGTCATTTGCTTTGAGGATCAGGACTTTGGAAGTTGTTTGCTAGGAAGCCCAAATGGAGATAAGAGTTACACAACAAAAAT GCGCATTATTGACTTTGGTAGTGCAGTGGATGATTACACTGTGAAGCATCTTTATGGATCTGTTGGACCTTCTAG CGCTGAACAAACTGTTGATTATGCACCACCAGAAGCTTTTCTAAATATGAGTTGGTATAAATGGCCGTCAAGCATCACAGTGAA GTATGACATGTGGAGTGTTGGCATCGTGATGTTGGAGTTGATTTTAGGATCGCCAAATGTGTTTCAGATAAATTCTATAACACGTGTACTTTTAGATCAACACCTCAAAGGTTGGAATGATAACTTGAAAGAGCTTGCTTACAA ACTTAGAGCTCTCATGGAATTGTGCATCTTAATTCCTGGGACTTCCTCGATTCTTCGTCAAGATTTTTACACAAATGGTCAA GGTTACAATTCACCTGTTCCTTGGAAGTGCTCTGAAGAATTCTTTTCTGATACAATAAAGAGTAGAGATCCTCTTAAAATAGG GTTTCCAAATGTCTTGGCAATGCGTTTAGTCCGAGATTTGTTGCGGTGGGATCCG GAGGACAGGCTCAATGTTGATGATGCCCTTAGACATCCTTACTTTTCACAAGCTTCTGGAAAATGA
- the LOC140886458 gene encoding uncharacterized protein isoform X5: MQHFLRYNLNSGTTATVVLLADTQILVANVGDSKAFLCSEVYQSPFEAKATVFRIVRQRRATNTSPSLKDYHRLKSEASNGWMFLIAKELTNDHHPDRDDERSRVESAGGHISTWAGVARVNGQLAVSRAIGDIHYKSYGVISVPEVTDWQPLSASDSYVIAASDGVFEKLSPQDICDLLWEPLSQVSVPPEPVSSCYNSLAECIVNIAFERGSMDNLAATTFPVRTFDSLETLWRAWSHKSTKSLYSTIGYQRQLDQISADDDTSILIKPLHHPYNARFDRLLVEGKHNYFGSFYLSENLDVNDDYTFWLHKDDQESIYDLAHALPGGDHFNWSGPLDLFNDHHICAHFGMLIDEDTDQCVNSDSFSRFIGLLESIPFHYTGQNEHGASDSRYILKKKFDRGAYGEVWLAFNLNISHVGKDEKWSHGDKNIFSRKDNFGACNEKLHTNSLAEDCNSTHSDENMFILKRIMVERGIAAYLSGLREKYFGEVFLNASHCIRGSLAAEVSDFVWTRSPSNTYGFMDANNSVILEMEESLNIEGIPFEEKRPHGVAHEEGLNHIARYVESFESRSNEIWLVFHHEGVSLSKLIYTAEEVVNSANKERSEEGRRVQVLRPSKWWHWLKTTEEGKEEFRNIIWQLLLSLKSCHDRNITHRDIKPENMVICFEDQDFGSCLLGSPNGDKSYTTKMRIIDFGSAVDDYTVKHLYGSVGPSSAEQTVDYAPPEAFLNMSWYKWPSSITVKYDMWSVGIVMLELILGSPNVFQINSITRVLLDQHLKGWNDNLKELAYKLRALMELCILIPGTSSILRQDFYTNGQGYNSPVPWKCSEEFFSDTIKSRDPLKIGFPNVLAMRLVRDLLRWDPEDRLNVDDALRHPYFSQASGK, encoded by the exons ATGCAACATTTTCTCAG GTACAACCTGAATTCTGGCACTACAGCTACTGTGGTACTTCTAGCAGATACTCAAATTCTAGTAGCCAATGTCGGAGACTCAAAGGCATTTTTGTGCTCTGAAGTATATCAGTCTCCTTTTGAGGCTAAAG CAACTGTATTCAGGATAGTCAGGCAAAGAAGAGCGACTAATACTTCTCCATCCTTAAAGGATTATCATCGCTTAAAATCAGAAGCTTCTAATGGATGGATGTTTTTGATTGCCAAAGAACTGACAAATGATCACCACCCTGACAGAGATGATGAAAGATCCCGAGTGGAATCTGCTGGCGGTCATATTTCGACGTGGGCTGGTGTAGCTCGTGTGAATGGCCAGTTGGCTGTATCTAGAGCAATCGGAGACATACACTATAAAAG TTATGGTGTAATTTCCGTTCCTGAGGTGACAGATTGGCAACCTTTGTCAGCCAGTGATAGCTATGTGATTGCTGCTTCTGATGGTGTTTTTGAAAAGCTTAGCCCCCAAGATATTTGTGATCTATTATGGGAACCACTTTCTCAAGTCTCAGTGCCTCCAGAACCCGTTTCTTCATGTTATAATTCATTAGCTGAATGTATTGTCAATATTGCATTTGAGAGAGGAAGTATGGATAATTTGGCAGCTACAACCTTTCCTGTCAGAACATTTGATTCTTTAGAAACTTTGTGGCGGGCTTGGAGTCATAAATCAACGAAATCTTTATACTCTACTATAGGATATCAAAGACAGCTCGACCAAATTTCAG CCGATGATGACACTTCAATACTCATTAAGCCGCTGCACCATCCATATAATGCCAGGTTTGATAGATTATTG GTAGAAGGAAAACACAACTACTTTGGATCCTTTTATCTATCTGAAAACCTTGACGTAAATGATGATTACACATTTTGGCTTCATAAAGATGACCAAGAATCTATTTATGACTTGGCACATGCTTTACCTGGTGGAGATCATTTTAACTGGA GTGGACCTTTAGATTTGTTCAATGATCACCATATTTGCGCCCACTTTGGAATGCTTATTGATGAAGATACAGATCAATGTGTGAATTCTGATAGTTTCTCCAGATTCATTGGTTTGCTAGAATCAATTCCTTTTCATTATACTGGTCAAAACGAGCACGGGGCATCAGATTCACG ATACATATTAAAAAAGAAGTTTGATCGTGGAGCATATGGAGAAGTTTGGCTTGCTttcaatttgaatatttctCATGTTGGGAAAGATGAAAAATGGAGCCATggagataaaaatattttttccagaaaagataattttggggcatgCAATGAAAAGCTGCATACAAATTCACTTGCTGAGGATTGCAACTCCACACATTCTGATGAAAATATGTTCATTTTGAAGAGGATAATG GTGGAAAGGGGAATTGCTGCTTACTTGAGTGGACTTCGAGAGAAATACTTTGGCGAAGTTTTCTTAAATGCCTCTCACTGTATTCGAGGTTCACTCGCTGCGGAAGTCTCGGATTTTGTCTGGACAAGGTCACCATCCAATACATATGGCTTCATGGATGCGAACAATTCAGTTATATTAGAAATGGAAGAATCTTTGAATATTGAGGGTATCCCTTTCGAGGAAAAAAGACCACATGGAGTTGCCCATGAAGAAGGATTGAATCACATTGCAAGATATGTTGAGTCTTTTGAGTCACGTTCTAACGAAATATGGCTTGTATTTCATCATGAAGGTGTGTCATTGTCAAAACTCATTTACACTGCTGAAGAAGTGGTAAACAGTGCCAACAAAGAAAGAAGTGAAGAGGGTAGGCGTGTTCAGGTATTACGGCCATCAAAATGGTGGCATTGGCTGAAGAcaactgaagaaggaaaagaGGAATTTCGCAATATAATTTGGCAGTTG TTGTTGTCACTGAAGTCCTGCCATGATCGGAATATCACTCATCGGGATATTAAACCTG AAAACATGGTCATTTGCTTTGAGGATCAGGACTTTGGAAGTTGTTTGCTAGGAAGCCCAAATGGAGATAAGAGTTACACAACAAAAAT GCGCATTATTGACTTTGGTAGTGCAGTGGATGATTACACTGTGAAGCATCTTTATGGATCTGTTGGACCTTCTAG CGCTGAACAAACTGTTGATTATGCACCACCAGAAGCTTTTCTAAATATGAGTTGGTATAAATGGCCGTCAAGCATCACAGTGAA GTATGACATGTGGAGTGTTGGCATCGTGATGTTGGAGTTGATTTTAGGATCGCCAAATGTGTTTCAGATAAATTCTATAACACGTGTACTTTTAGATCAACACCTCAAAGGTTGGAATGATAACTTGAAAGAGCTTGCTTACAA ACTTAGAGCTCTCATGGAATTGTGCATCTTAATTCCTGGGACTTCCTCGATTCTTCGTCAAGATTTTTACACAAATGGTCAA GGTTACAATTCACCTGTTCCTTGGAAGTGCTCTGAAGAATTCTTTTCTGATACAATAAAGAGTAGAGATCCTCTTAAAATAGG GTTTCCAAATGTCTTGGCAATGCGTTTAGTCCGAGATTTGTTGCGGTGGGATCCG GAGGACAGGCTCAATGTTGATGATGCCCTTAGACATCCTTACTTTTCACAAGCTTCTGGAAAATGA